CTTCACGAAGCCCCGTCGCGCGGCGTCGACGCGTCCACCCATCGTCGTTCCCCGGTCAGGCCGAGTAGCGTTCACGGCGGCAACCCCCGTTTCATGTGGACTTCACCCCGCTCTTCACCCCGTTTCACCGGAAACCCGGTGTGTGTGCGCCGGCCGAAACGCAAGCGCTATTTCACCGGAAACGTGGTGTGGTGTATGGTCGAGACGGACGAGCTGTTCATTCGCGATGACCCCATCTTCGTCAACAAGGAGCTGCTGGAGATCAACCACCTGCCCGACGAGGGGCGGATCGTCGGGCGCGACGAGGAGATCAAGCTGCTGGCGAACGCGGTCAACCCCGCGATCTTCGGGCAGAGCCCGAGCAACATCCTCATCTACGGGAAGACCGGCACCGGCAAGTCGCTCTGTGCGAAGCACGTCTCCCAGCGGCTCGTCGACGCCGCGGGGGGCGAGGGCGTCACCGCCGCCTTCGCCTACGTCGACTGCGCCCAGGACACCACCGAGACCCAGGCCGTCCAGACGATCGCGAGCAGCTTCAACGGCCCCGAGACCGACGTCAACGTCCCCGACAAGGGGATCAGCACCGCAACCTACTACAAACGGCTCTGGCGAATCCTCGACGAGAGCTACGACGTCGTGCTCATCATCCTCGACGAGATCGACAAGCTCGCCGACGACGCGATCCTCATGCAGCTCTCGCGGGCGGGCGAGGCGGGCAAGCTCACCGACTGCAAGATCGGCGTCGTCGGGATCAGCAACAAGATCCGCTACAAGGACCGGATGGACGAGCGCGTCAAGTCGAGCCTCTGTGAACGGGAGTTCGTCTTCCCGCCCTACGACGCCTCCCAGCTCGGCGAGATCATGGAGGCCCGCCGCGACGCCTTCCGCGAGGGCGTGCTCGACGGCGGGGTGATCCCGCGCGCCGCCGCCCTCGCCGCGCGCGAACACGGCGACGCGCGCAAGGCCATCGACATCCTGCGCTACGCGGGCGAGATCGCCCAGTCGACCGGCGCCGAGCGCGTCCAGGAGGGGTTCGTCACCGACGCGAGAAAGCGCGCCGAGACCGACCGCTTTCGCGAGCTCATCCGGGGCTCGACGCCCCACTCGCGGTACGTCCTCCACGCGCTGACGGTGCTCTCGCTCAACGAGCCCGGCACCGACGGCTTCCGAACCACGGCGATCTACGACCTCTACGAGGAGGTCTGCCGACAGGACGGCGCCGAGTCCCTCTCCCTGCGCCGGGTCCGCGACCTGCTGAAGGAACATGCCTTCCTCGACATCATCGAGCAGTCGCGCCACAGCGGCGGCAGCGCCGAGGGCAGCTATACCAGACACCGGCTGCTCGAGGACCCCGACGTGGTCCGGGACGTCCTCGTCGACGAGGTCTGAGATTCACCGGAAACCCGGTGTGTTTCACCGGAAACGTGGTGTCTCCTCCCCGGATAGGTACGCTGAAGGGGACAGAACCCCGAGGACGGGTAATGACCGTCCCGCGCCGCGACGGCCCGGCGGCAACCGCCCCCGAGGCCGAGGGCGCTACCCTGGTGAGCCGGTCCTGTGAGCTGGCGGACCTCTCCTATCGATCGTTCCTCTCGGGGCGCGATCCGCCGCGGGTCCACTGGGCCGCCCCCGACGGGCTCGAGGTCGCCGGCGGCGGTGCGGCCGCCCGGCTCCGCGCCGGGGGACCCGGCCGATTCGCGAGCCTTCGCGAGGACGCCGACCGGCTCTTCTCCACGCCCGACGTCGAGGGCCCCGAGGCCGCCCGCCCGCGGGCGTTCGGCGGGTTCGCCTTCGACGCCGATCACGACCCGTCCCCGCCCTGGGAGGGCTTTCCCGCCGCCGAGTTCGTCGTCCCGCGGGTCCAGCTGACCCGTACCGACGAGACGACCTGGCTCACGGTCTCGCGGTACGGCGACGACGCCGACCCCATGACCGTCGGCGAGGAGCTCGAGACCGTCCGGACGGAGCTCGCCGATCACCCGGCGATGCGGCCGAGCGGCGGGGTCCCCGGCGTCGCCGCGACCCGGCTGACCACCTCCCGCGAGGAGTGGACCCGACAGGTCCGAGCGGCGACCGACCGGATCGACGCGGGCGACCTGCGGAAGGTCGTGCTCGCCCAGGCGCTCGAGGCCACCCTCGAAACGCCGATCGAGGTCCCCGACGTGCTCGAGCGCCTCCGGAGGACGTATCCCGACTGTTATCGGTTCCTGCTCGAACCCACGGGGGCAGCGAGCTTCTTCGGCGCGCCCCCCGAGCGGCTGGTCTCGCTTTCGGGCCGCGAGGTCGAGACGGAGGCGCTCGCGGGCTCGGTCGCCCGCGGCGAGAGCCCCGAGACGGATCACGAGCTGATGGCGTCGTTGACCGGCAGCGAGAAGCTCCAGCACGAACAGGGGGTGGTCGTCGACACGATCCGCGAGCAGCTCGAGCCGCTGGGCGAGGTCCGGGTCGGCGACCAGGCCGTCAGGAAGCTCGCGACGATCCAGCACCTCTGGACGCCGATCCGCGCGGAATTGGCCGACGCGGAGCACGTGCTCTCGATCGTCGAGGCGCTCCACCCCACCCCGGCGGTCGGGGGCCTCCCGCCCGACGCGGCGTGGGAGACCATCCGCGAGACCGAGGCGTTCGATCGGGGCTGGTACGCCGCGCCCGTCGGCTGGTTCGACGCCGCCGGCGACGGCGAGTTCGCGGTCGCGATCCGCTCGGGCGTCGCGAGCGACGACGGCGTCACCCTCTTCGCCGGCAACGGGATCGTCGCCGACTCGGACCCCGGCGAGGAGTGGGAGGAGGTCCAGCTCAAATACCGGCCGATCCTCGACGCGCTCGCGGGCGAATGAGTGCGCCCAACCGCGCGACCCTCTGGGGACGGGCCATCGTCGACGAACTCGTCAAAGCGGGCGTCACCGACGCCTGTATCGCGCCGGGAAGCCGCTCGACCCCGCTGACGGTCGCCTTCGCCGACCACGACTCGATCACCGTGCACTCCCACCTCGACGAGCGCTCGGCGGCCTTCTACGCGCTCGGGCGCGCGAAGCGCACGGGCGAGCCGACGCCGCTGGTCTGCACCTCCGGGACGGCCGCCGCGAACTTTCACCCCGCCGTGATCGAGGCCTCCCAGTCGCGGGTCCCGATGCTGCTTCTGACCGCCGACCGCCCCGCGGAACTGCGCGATTCGGGCGCGAACCAGACGATCGACCAGACGAAGCTCTACGGCGACGCGGTCCGGAGCTACCGCGAGCTCCCCGAGCCCGCACCCGAGGACAGGCGGCTCCGCTCGCTCCGGACGACCGTCTGTCGAGCCCTCTCGGAGACCACGGGAACGCCCGCAGGTCCGGTCCACCTGAACGCGCCGTTCGCCAAGCCGCTCGAACCCACCGAGGTCGAGGACGACGTGCCCGCGGACCTCGCCGAGCGCGCTCCCCTCGCTGCCGAGGGCCGGGAGGGCCCGTTCGTCTCGGTCTCACGGGGCCGACCGACCCTCCCGGCGGCCGACCGCCGCCGGCTCCTTGAGGCGATCCGGAACGCCGAGCGCGGACTGATCGTCGCCGGGCCCGCCGACCGACTTGGCGGCGAGGCGATCCGCGAGCTCGGCCGAAAGACGGGGTTTCCGGTCCTCGCCGACCCGCTCTCGGGGGTCCGCTTCGGTCCCGGTGAGGGGCCCGTCGTCGGCGGCTACGACTCCTGGCTCCCCGCCGTCGAGCCCCCCGACCCCGACCTCGTGTTGCGGTTCGGCGCCTCGCCGACCTCCAAAACGCTCCGGGAGTACCTGCGGGACACCGACGCCCGCCAGTTCATCGTCGACCCCGCCGGCGAGTGGCGCGAGGCGACGTTCACGGCGACGGACCTCGTCGCCGCCGACGGGACCGAACTCGCCCGGGCACTCGCCGCGGAGATCGATCCCTCCGCGGCGAACGACGACTGGCGAGAGCGATTCGAGCGCGCCGAGAGGGAGTACTGGGGGCTGATCGACGCGGAGGGCGACGAGCTCTTCGAGGGCGCGGTCCTCGAACGCGTCTTCCGGGACGCGCCCGACCCCGCGACGCTGTTCGTCTCGAACTCGATGCCGATCCGCGACGCCGACCGCTTCGCGCGGCCCCGCGATGCGGCCCTCACCGTCCTCGGCAACCGCGGCGCCAGCGGGATCGACGGGATCACGAGCAGCGCGCTGGGTGCCGGGAGCGCCACCAACGACTCGCTCGTTCTGGTCACGGGCGACCTCGCCTACTACCACGACACCAACGGCCTGCTCGCGCTTTCCCGATGTGGGGTCGACGCCACGATCGTCCTGCTCAACAACGACGGCGGCGGCATCTTCCACATGCTCCCGATCGAGGGGTTCGATCCGCCCTTTACCGGCCAGTTCAAAACCCCGCATGGCCTCGACTTCGCGCCGACGGCCGACCTCTACGGCTTCGAGTTCGTCCGGACGGATTCCCTCTCGGAGTTCGAGGACGCGTATGCGGCCTCGCTCTCGAGCCCGGGCACGCAGGTGATCGAGGTCGTCACGGACAGCGAGGCGAGCCATCGACGGCGCGAGGCGGTCCACGAGCGGGTCAACGAGCGTCTCGGATGAACGAAGCTTTTGTCGGCCGGTTACGTACTGGCGCGTATGGTTTCCGACCTCTTCGACCCCGATCGCTGGGAGGCGATCGATCACGACTTCGACGACGTCACCTATCACCGCGCGCGCGAGACCGGCGCGGTTCGGATCGCCTTCGACCGCCCCGCGGTGCGTAACGCCTTCCGGCCCGGCACCGTCGACGAGCTGTATCGCGCGCTGGACCACGCACGAAAGCAGACCGACGTCGGCTGCGTGCTGCTGACCGGCAACGGCCCCTCGCCGAAGGACGGCGGCTGGGCGTTCTGTTCGGGCGGCGACCAGTCCGTGCGGGGCGGTTCGGGCTACGAGTACCGCGGCGACGACGAAGCCGACGCGGACGACTCCGACGACGTCCGCGAGGCCAAAGCCGGACGACTCCACATCCTCGAGGTCCAGCGGCTCATCCGCTTCATGCCCAAACCGGTCGTCGCCGTCGTGCCGGGTTGGGCGGTCGGGGGCGGCCATTCCCTCCACGTGATCTGTGACATGACGCTGGCGAGCGAGGAGCACGCGAAGTTCCTCCAGACCGACCCCGACGTCGCGAGCTTCGACGCGGGGTTCGGGTCGGCCTATCTCGCCCGACAGGTCGGCCAGAAGAAGGCCAGGGAGGTCTTCTTCCTCGGGAAGACCTACTCCGCCGAGGAAGCGGTGGAGATGGGGATGGCGAACGAGGCGGTCGCCCACGAGGAGCTGGAGGAGACGGCCCTCGAGTGGGCCGAGGCGATCACCTCGAAGAGCCCGACCGCGATCCGCATGCTGAAGTTCGGGTTCAACGCGGTCGACGACGGGATGGTCGGCCAGCAGGTGTTCGCCGGCGAGGCCACCCGATTGGGCTACATGACCGACGAGGCCCAGGAAGGCAGGGACGCCTTCCTCGAGAAGCGCGACCCCGACTTCGACGACTACCCCTGGCACTACTGAGGCAGCGAACGACGACGGATCGGCTTATGCCGTCGGGAAACGAAGAACGGCCCGAACCGCATGCTCGATCCCGTCGTCGACGCCGCCTTCTCGCTGCTGGTGGTCGTCGGCCTCCCGGCGCTGTTCGTCTTCTTCCTCCTCAAGGGGGCGCTCGTCGGGAAGTTCCTGCCGACCTCGCTGTTCCTGCCGGGCTACGTCTTCGCGGTCTCGCCCTCGGGGGCGGGGCTCGTCGCGATCGTCGTCGTCAGCACCGTCGGCTACGCGGCCGGGCAGCTGCTGGTCTACTACGGCGCCCGCAGGAACGGGGTATCGTTCCTCCGGTCGGCCCCCCGGATCCGGCTCTCGGAGGCACGCCTGCGCCGATCGGAGGAGCTGTTCGACCGGTATGGCGGCCCGGCGATCTTCGTCACGAACATGATCCCCTATCTGGGCGGGCTCGCCCTGATCCCGGCGGGGATCGCCTCCTATCACCTCCGGGGCGTGCTCGTCTACGCGCTGAGCTCGACGCTGATCTACCATGCCGCGCTGGTCGCCGCCGCGGCCGGCGTCGTGGACCTCCTCCTGTAGCTACTCGCCGTCCTCGCCGCCCCCTTCTCCCGGCTTCCAGCCGACGAACTCCCCCTCCAGTTCGACGCCCAGCGCGTCGATGATCCCGCCGAGGCCGGCGTATCCCTCCGCGAGCGCCGCGATCCCGACCACCGCCGACTCGTCGTAGTGCTCCGCGATGGCCTCGTGCTCTCGATCGTCGACCTCGCCGCGGACGACCGCGACCGCGTATCGAAGCAGGGCCGCCTCCTCGCCGTCGAACTCGTCGAACTTCCCGCCCGAGACCGCGGCGATCGTTTCGTCGTCGATCCCGACGTCCCGTGCGATGTTGACGTGCTGATGGAACTCGTACTCGTTTCCGATCTCCCGGGTCACCGCGAGGATCACGAGCTCCCGGCGCCGATCGGTGAGGCCGCTGTCGCTCCAGAGCGAGGAGAGGAAGCCACGCAGCCCGGCGAGCACCGCGGGGTTGTTGCCGAGCGCCCGATACACGTGCAGCGGGCGGTCCTGCAGCGACGAGACGAGCAGGTCTCGATGCTGTTCGGGGACGTCCTCGCTTTCGACGTAGGGTACGCGGGCCATACCGGGCGAACGACGGGACAGGAGTTAGATCTATGTGCCTCGGTATCACTCACCGGCTCGGGTCGCGTGGTTACTCCGTTCGCAGCCACGAGCGAACGCCCACCGCCACGGCGACGACGGCGAACCCGACTCCGAGCAGCCAGCCGGGCGATCCCACGGGAGCACCCCACGAGCCGCCCGAAAACGCGACCGAGACCAGGAACGTCGCCAGCCCCAGCAGGAACACCGCCAACGCCACCGGCGACGAACGGGCCTCCGAGAGCGTGTATCGCATACATGTGATGTGTTCCCAAACAACAAGTAACTTTCCACCGTCAGATCGAACCACAGGCGCTATGCGCCGCCACCGGCAACTGGGGACGAATGAGCACGGTCGACGTCTCCCGACGGAAAGCGTGGCTGATGGCCGCACGCCCGCAGACGCTCCCGGTGGCCGCGGCGCCGATCCTGGTGGGGGTGGGCCTCGCGCTCGAGGACGGCGTCTTCGCCCTCCTGCCCGCGCTCGCGGCGTTCGTGGGCGCGGCGCTGATCCAGATCGGGACGAACTTCGCGAACGACTACTACGACGCGATCAAGGGCGCCGACACCGACGACCGCGAGGGCTTTACTCGAGTGACGCAGTCGGGGCTGATCGCCCCCGAGGAGGTCAAGCGCGCGATGGCGCTCACGTTCGCGCTCGCGATCCTCGTGGGCTCCTATCTGGTCTACGTCGGCGGGGTCCCGATCCTCGCCATCGGCCTCGCGAGCGTCGCAAGCGGGATCGCCTACACCGGCGGCCCCTACCCCTTCGGCTACCGCGGGCTGGGCGACCTCTTCGTCTTCGTCTTCTTCGGGCTGGTCGCGGTGACGGGGACCTACTACGTCCAGGCCGCCGCGGTCCTCGCCGAGCCGTTCCCCCTCTGGATCCCGCCCGGCACGGTCACCCTCGAGGCGGCCGTCGCGAGCCTCCCGGTCGCCGCCCTCGCCACCACGATCCTCGTGATCAACAACGTCCGGGACCTCGAGACCGACCGCGAGGCGGGCAAGCGGACCCTCGCGGTCATGCTCGGCTACCGGTTCAGCAGGGCCGAGTTCGTCAGCCTGTTCGCGCTGGCGTATCTCACCCCACTGTGGTTCCTCGCGTCGGGCTTCGGCCTCCCGGTCCTGCTCCCCTATCTGACCCTCCCCTACGCGGCGCTGCTGGTTCGGACGCTGCTCACCCGGACCTCGGGCGAGGCGCTCAACCCGGCGCTCGAACGCAACGGCAAACTGATCGCGGCCTTCGCCGCGCTGTTCGCGATCGGGCTGGTGATGGGATGAGGGTCGAGGAGTTCTCCCTGTCCCTCGAAACGCCGCTCTCGACGGCGGCCGGCGAGATCCGCGAGCGGCGGGGCGTGGCCGTCGGGATCGGCGACGGCGTTGGCGAGGCGATGCCGCTTCCCGGCTGGACCGAGTCGTTCGAGGAGTGCCGGGAGGCCCTCGCGGACGTCGGCAAGTCCGACCCCTCGTCCGCGCTCGCGGACCTCGACGACCGCCCCGCAGCACGCCACGGCCTCTCGCTCGCGCTCGCCGACCGGGACGCTCGCGATGCCGGACGCTCGCTCGCTCAGCACCTGGGCGCGGGCGGGGGGTCAAAGGGCCCGGTCGAATCGGTGCCCGTCAACGCCACCGTCGGCGACGGCTCGGTCGAGAAGACCGCCGACGCTGCCCGGAAGGCGATCGCAGAGGGGTTCGGGACGGTCAAATGCAAGGTCGGCGCGCGCCCGGTCGAGGAGGACGTCGAGCGCGTCCGCGCGGTCCGCGGGGCGATCGGGAACGGGCCCGCGCTCCGGCTCGACGCCAACGGGGGGTGGAACCGGGAGGAAGCCGAACACGCCCTCAATTCGCTCGCCGAGTTCGACATCGAGTACGTCGAGCAGCCGCTTCCGGCCGACGACGTCGCGGGCCACCGCGAACTCACCTCCTCTATGCCGATCGCGCTCGACGAGTCGCTGGCCGGGCGCAGGGCCGAGGAGATCGAGGGACTGGCCGACGCGGCCGACGTCTTCGTCCTGAAGCCGATGGCGCTGGGCGGGGTCGATCGGGCGGTCGAACTGGGGCGGCGACTCGACAGCGTCGTCGTGACGACCACCATCGACGCCGTCGTCGCCCGAACGGCAGCGATCCACGCCGCCGCGGCGCTCGATCCCGACCACGCCTGCGGGCTTGCGACCGCCGACCTGCTCGCCGGGGACCTCGCGCCCGATCCCGCGCCCGTTACTGATGGTCGGATCGAGGTCCCGCAGGGGCCGGGACTGGGAACTGACGGACCCTGGAGCGAGAACGGGGGTGGGGATGATGCGTGATCCCGTCAGCTACCAGCGCCACGCCGTCCCCCATGCCACGGCACTGGTCGACGCCGGGACCGACGAGGAGTGGACGTACGCCGAACTCGACCGGGTGGTGGGACGGACCGCCGGTCGGCTGTGGTCGCTCGGACTCCAACCGGGCGATCAACTGGGCGTGCTCGCCGACACCTCCCCCGAGTTCGTACGCATCGTCCACACGGCGTGGCGGGTCGGGGCGGTGTTGGTCCCGTTCAACACCCGGCTGCCCGAGGCGGAGCTCCGCGAGCAGGTCCGGAGGGTCGACGCGACGGCGATCCTCGCCGAGGAAGGGTATGCAGAGCGCGCGCGGGCGGTCGCTGACGCCCCGGTCGAACCGCTTCCGGCGCTCGCCGAGGAGCCGGTCGCCGAGTTCGGCGCCGAGGACCCGCCGATCGACTCCCCTCGCGCCATGCTCTTCACCTCAGGGACGACTGGCGAGCCGAAGGCGGTCGTCCTCACGGGCCGGAACCTGCTCTCGAGCGCCGTCGCCTCCGCGTTCCGGCTGGGTGTCCTGCCCGACGACCGCTGGTACGA
The sequence above is a segment of the Halalkalicoccus tibetensis genome. Coding sequences within it:
- a CDS encoding orc1/cdc6 family replication initiation protein, encoding MVETDELFIRDDPIFVNKELLEINHLPDEGRIVGRDEEIKLLANAVNPAIFGQSPSNILIYGKTGTGKSLCAKHVSQRLVDAAGGEGVTAAFAYVDCAQDTTETQAVQTIASSFNGPETDVNVPDKGISTATYYKRLWRILDESYDVVLIILDEIDKLADDAILMQLSRAGEAGKLTDCKIGVVGISNKIRYKDRMDERVKSSLCEREFVFPPYDASQLGEIMEARRDAFREGVLDGGVIPRAAALAAREHGDARKAIDILRYAGEIAQSTGAERVQEGFVTDARKRAETDRFRELIRGSTPHSRYVLHALTVLSLNEPGTDGFRTTAIYDLYEEVCRQDGAESLSLRRVRDLLKEHAFLDIIEQSRHSGGSAEGSYTRHRLLEDPDVVRDVLVDEV
- a CDS encoding isochorismate synthase, translated to MTVPRRDGPAATAPEAEGATLVSRSCELADLSYRSFLSGRDPPRVHWAAPDGLEVAGGGAAARLRAGGPGRFASLREDADRLFSTPDVEGPEAARPRAFGGFAFDADHDPSPPWEGFPAAEFVVPRVQLTRTDETTWLTVSRYGDDADPMTVGEELETVRTELADHPAMRPSGGVPGVAATRLTTSREEWTRQVRAATDRIDAGDLRKVVLAQALEATLETPIEVPDVLERLRRTYPDCYRFLLEPTGAASFFGAPPERLVSLSGREVETEALAGSVARGESPETDHELMASLTGSEKLQHEQGVVVDTIREQLEPLGEVRVGDQAVRKLATIQHLWTPIRAELADAEHVLSIVEALHPTPAVGGLPPDAAWETIRETEAFDRGWYAAPVGWFDAAGDGEFAVAIRSGVASDDGVTLFAGNGIVADSDPGEEWEEVQLKYRPILDALAGE
- the menD gene encoding 2-succinyl-5-enolpyruvyl-6-hydroxy-3-cyclohexene-1-carboxylic-acid synthase — encoded protein: MSAPNRATLWGRAIVDELVKAGVTDACIAPGSRSTPLTVAFADHDSITVHSHLDERSAAFYALGRAKRTGEPTPLVCTSGTAAANFHPAVIEASQSRVPMLLLTADRPAELRDSGANQTIDQTKLYGDAVRSYRELPEPAPEDRRLRSLRTTVCRALSETTGTPAGPVHLNAPFAKPLEPTEVEDDVPADLAERAPLAAEGREGPFVSVSRGRPTLPAADRRRLLEAIRNAERGLIVAGPADRLGGEAIRELGRKTGFPVLADPLSGVRFGPGEGPVVGGYDSWLPAVEPPDPDLVLRFGASPTSKTLREYLRDTDARQFIVDPAGEWREATFTATDLVAADGTELARALAAEIDPSAANDDWRERFERAEREYWGLIDAEGDELFEGAVLERVFRDAPDPATLFVSNSMPIRDADRFARPRDAALTVLGNRGASGIDGITSSALGAGSATNDSLVLVTGDLAYYHDTNGLLALSRCGVDATIVLLNNDGGGIFHMLPIEGFDPPFTGQFKTPHGLDFAPTADLYGFEFVRTDSLSEFEDAYAASLSSPGTQVIEVVTDSEASHRRREAVHERVNERLG
- a CDS encoding 1,4-dihydroxy-2-naphthoyl-CoA synthase; its protein translation is MVSDLFDPDRWEAIDHDFDDVTYHRARETGAVRIAFDRPAVRNAFRPGTVDELYRALDHARKQTDVGCVLLTGNGPSPKDGGWAFCSGGDQSVRGGSGYEYRGDDEADADDSDDVREAKAGRLHILEVQRLIRFMPKPVVAVVPGWAVGGGHSLHVICDMTLASEEHAKFLQTDPDVASFDAGFGSAYLARQVGQKKAREVFFLGKTYSAEEAVEMGMANEAVAHEELEETALEWAEAITSKSPTAIRMLKFGFNAVDDGMVGQQVFAGEATRLGYMTDEAQEGRDAFLEKRDPDFDDYPWHY
- a CDS encoding DedA family protein — encoded protein: MLDPVVDAAFSLLVVVGLPALFVFFLLKGALVGKFLPTSLFLPGYVFAVSPSGAGLVAIVVVSTVGYAAGQLLVYYGARRNGVSFLRSAPRIRLSEARLRRSEELFDRYGGPAIFVTNMIPYLGGLALIPAGIASYHLRGVLVYALSSTLIYHAALVAAAAGVVDLLL
- a CDS encoding carboxymuconolactone decarboxylase family protein, which encodes MARVPYVESEDVPEQHRDLLVSSLQDRPLHVYRALGNNPAVLAGLRGFLSSLWSDSGLTDRRRELVILAVTREIGNEYEFHQHVNIARDVGIDDETIAAVSGGKFDEFDGEEAALLRYAVAVVRGEVDDREHEAIAEHYDESAVVGIAALAEGYAGLGGIIDALGVELEGEFVGWKPGEGGGEDGE
- a CDS encoding 1,4-dihydroxy-2-naphthoate polyprenyltransferase — translated: MSTVDVSRRKAWLMAARPQTLPVAAAPILVGVGLALEDGVFALLPALAAFVGAALIQIGTNFANDYYDAIKGADTDDREGFTRVTQSGLIAPEEVKRAMALTFALAILVGSYLVYVGGVPILAIGLASVASGIAYTGGPYPFGYRGLGDLFVFVFFGLVAVTGTYYVQAAAVLAEPFPLWIPPGTVTLEAAVASLPVAALATTILVINNVRDLETDREAGKRTLAVMLGYRFSRAEFVSLFALAYLTPLWFLASGFGLPVLLPYLTLPYAALLVRTLLTRTSGEALNPALERNGKLIAAFAALFAIGLVMG
- a CDS encoding o-succinylbenzoate synthase is translated as MRVEEFSLSLETPLSTAAGEIRERRGVAVGIGDGVGEAMPLPGWTESFEECREALADVGKSDPSSALADLDDRPAARHGLSLALADRDARDAGRSLAQHLGAGGGSKGPVESVPVNATVGDGSVEKTADAARKAIAEGFGTVKCKVGARPVEEDVERVRAVRGAIGNGPALRLDANGGWNREEAEHALNSLAEFDIEYVEQPLPADDVAGHRELTSSMPIALDESLAGRRAEEIEGLADAADVFVLKPMALGGVDRAVELGRRLDSVVVTTTIDAVVARTAAIHAAAALDPDHACGLATADLLAGDLAPDPAPVTDGRIEVPQGPGLGTDGPWSENGGGDDA